The segment TGTTCCAGAAGCTGCTCGCCGACGCCGCGGGTCGCCCGGAGGCCCGGCAGATCAACAACATGGTGCTGAGGACGATGACGCGGGCGCGCTACTCGGCCGAGAAGGAAATCCATTTCGGCCTCGCCAGCCGCTGCTACACGCACTTCACGTCGCCGATCCGCCGCTATCCCGACATCATCGCGCACCGCGCGCTGCTGGCCACCCTTGGCCAGAACGGGCAGGCGCGTTCGCGCGAGGCGTTGCGACCCGAGGCGGCCCACACGTCCGAACGCGAACGGCGCGCGATGGATGCCGAGCGCGACGTCGTCGCGGCGGCCGGCTGCCTGTTCATGACGAGCTACGTCGGCAAGCGCCTTGCCGGCACCGTCAGCGGCGTCGACCGCTTCGGTTTCTGGGTCGAGCTGGACGTCGCTTTCGTCGAGGGCTTCGTCCACGTCGGGAAGCTTCGCGAGTACTTCGACTGGGTGCCGGAGAAAATGGAGCTCCAGAGCCGCGTGTCCGCGGCAGTGATTCACATCGGGCAAAGCATGAGGGTCCGGGTGGTTTCCGTAGACCTCGCGTCTCGGCGAATCGAGCTCGAGCCGGCCTGAGACGGCGCCCGGCGCCGGGCCTTCCAGCCGTGGCGCGCGGCCGGTCTGGGCTCATCTTGCGCGGGGGATTAGGATCCGGGCCGGAGTCGGCCGCCCGACCTGCACGGGGCCCGACGGGAGCAGCGGGCCAGCGGTCGCCATCGCTGCCGAAGACGATGCAGGGAGCTCTCCGATGCGAAATTTCCTTGCAACCGTGATGGTGGTCGCCATCGCCCTCGCGGCGAAGAGCACCACCGCCGCAGCGGTCTGCGGCGACGTAAACGACAACGGTAAAGTCACGAGCGCCGACGCGCTGGCCGTGCTGAGGAAAGCAGTCGGCCAATCGGTCGAGCTGATCTGCGCCCAGTCCTCGACGCCGGCCCAAACCGGCGAAACGGTCTCGCATGGGCCCGGATCCGACGGCAACGTCCAGGCGGGGACGCCGCGGCAGTTCACCGACAACGGCGACGGCACGGTCACCGACGACGCCACCGGGCTGATGTGGGAGAAGAAGGACCGCTCCGGCGGGCTTCACGACGTCGAGAACACCTACTCGTTCTCGGCCACGGGCACCGACATGGACGGAACGCTCGCGACCGATTTCCTCGCCGGCATCAATGCCGGCGGCGGCTTTGCGGGTCACACCGACTGGCGCATCCCGAACGTCGTGGAGCTCGAGACGATCAAGAACTTCGGGGACGGATTCAACGCATCGACGTTCGCCGAGTTCGACTCGGACTGCGCGGCGTCCTGCACGGTGGCAGACTGCAGCTGCACGCGGCTGGACTCGTACTGGTCGTCGACCACGCACGCGAACAATCCCATCGAAGGCTGGATCGTCGGCTTCAACGGTCCGGGGACGGACCCGGCGGGGAAGATCGGAAGCTTCAAGCCCGTACGTGCGGTTCGCAACGCCAACTGAGGCAAGGACGACTCGGCAACGATTGGGACTTCTGAGGTTGCCGGCGATGGCGCCGGCCAAAATCGGCAGCGATGGCGTGAGCCCCGGCGCGAGCGTATGGTAGGTCCCGCTGCCAACCGTATGCCGTTGCCGTTCGGCGGCGCCGCAACGAATACCGCGTCGTCGCTCGTCCCTCTGGTCGCCCGAGTCTCGGCACACTACCACGTGAACGGCAGACCGCCCGCAAGAAGCGCGCGGAGGAGTCCCGTCATGTGCCGAACGCTCTCGTTGCTGCTGCTGGCCTCACTCGTACTCGGCCTTTCCCCGGTGCCGGCCACCGCCGAATTCACGGTCGTCGCGGTCGGCGGCGACGTTCCGCCGCGCGGAACCGGTGCGTTCGCCGAGGAACTCGGCACGCCCGTCCTCGACGACCATGACGAGGCCGCCTTCCCGAGCAACCTGCGCGACAACGGTTTCATCTCCGGCGGCGGCATCTTCCGCAGCAACGGCACGGCCGGCGACCTGACGACGATCATGCTCAACGGCGATCCGCTGCCCGATCTCAACGGCAACCTCAATCAGGCCGTCCAGGCGGACATCCATCTCGTCGACACCAAGGACCAGGTCGCCGCGAAAGTCGGGCTCGCGGGCACGCTGGGCGGCCAGCTCGACAACACGGCGATCTACCTCGACGACGGCAGCGGCCTCGTCCAGCTCGTGCGAACCAACGATCTCGTGCCTGGCGGTGTCGGTCGCTTCGCAGTGTTCTCCGACATCTCGACGAACGACGCCGGGCAGGTGGCCTTCCTTGGAAGCCTGCGTGACACCACCGATGCGCAGGGGCTCTACCGCGCCGACAAGAGCGGGGTCACGCAGATCGTACGCGTCCACAGCCCGGCGCCCGGCAGCGCGTTCACGTTGGATCTCCTTGGCACCGGGCCTCTCAACTCCTCCGGACAGATGTTGTTCTCCGGACTCGACAACTCCGACCAGACCAACAACGGCCTGTTTCGCGGCGACGGCGTCTCGACTGTCGCCATCGCCTTGTTTGGCGGCGCGACACCGGACGGCAACGGCACGTATTTCGTGCCGGCGACGTCAGGCGCGATCAACGACGCCGGCCAGGTGGCCTTCGTCGACACCGATCTGCAGAACACGCAGCAGGGCGCCCTCGACAACGCCGGTGTATTTCGCAGCGACGGCACGACTGCGGTGACGATCGCGCGCAAGGGCGATCTCGCGCCCGACCAGAACGGCCGCTATCTGCAGTTCGTCCCCGTGCCGCTCATCAACGCGTCCGGGCAGGTGCTGTTCCAGACCAGCATCAGCGGCGGCAGCAACGGTTCCAACGACGGCCTGTTTCTCGCCGACGGCAGCAGCGCCAGCGTGGTCGCACGCATCAACGAGGACGCGCCAGGCGGAGGACGCTTCTCGTTCCTCGGTCCCCACGCACTCAACGACAACGGACAGGTCGCGTTCTTCGCGCAAATCGATCTGCAGGACGGCGGCGGCATCGACGACACGTCGGGACTCTTCCTGTACGACCCGCTCAAGGGCCTGGTCGCGGTGGCGCGCAACGGCCAACAGCTCGCCAACCTCGGTCCGATCTCGGCGATCAATTTCGCCGGCACGCTCACTGCTGCCACGACCACCGAAGACGGTTTCAACCAGGCCGGGCACGTCGCGTTCCGCTGCTTCGCGGGAGAGAGCGTCGCGGTCGCGATCTGGTCGCCATCCCCGCCCCCGGTATGCGGCGAACCCGTGACGACCGGAGGATCGCCGAAGGCGTCCGACTGCCTGTTCATCCTGAAGGTCGCCGTCGGCAGCGAGACCTGCACGCCGGAAGACTGCGTCTGCAACGTCAACGGCGACAACCATACGACTGCCACCGATGCGCTGCTGTGCCTGAAGAAAGCCGTCGGCCAGGACGTTACGCTGAACTGTCCCTGCTGAGCCGGACCGTCCGACCCGCAGGTTTCCATCGTGAGCGGGCAAACTTCGCAGGAGCGCTGGTCACGACGGTTTGCCCAGGAACCCGGTGCCAAATATTTCGAGGATCGTGACTCGCCAAGGGAAAATACCCACGAAGCAAACCGGAACGGCCCCCGGCCTCGCGCCCGAGTTCCACCCAGCGGGCGTCTCCATCGAGAGATCCATCGAGAGATCCTGCGAGAGATCCTGCGAGAGATCCTGATGCGACCGAGTGCCGCACTGTCGTTGCTCTTTGTCGCCACGGTCCTTCAGCCCCTCCCCGCAGTTGCCGGAGGCCAGGCCGAAGTCACCGACGACCTTCGCCGCTCCGTCGTCGTGCGCACGGTGGAACAGGTCGCGCCGGCCGTCGTCGCCGTCTACACGGAGCGCACCGTCGCCGAATCGTCGCCGTTTCGCTCCAACGGCAGCGGCGACCCGATGCTCGACCAGTTCTTTGCGCCGTTTCTCGGGCAGCAGCAGCAGCGGCGTGGCGCCCCGCAGACTCACAAGGAGCGCGTGTCGATGGGCTCCGGCGTCGTCGTCGACGCATCGGGCGTCGTCATTACCAACCAGCACGTGATCGTCGGCGGCGACACGATCCGCGTCCAGCTCGCCGACAACCGCGAGTTCGAGGCCAAGCTGATCGGCGGCGATTCCGATTTCGATCTTGCGGTGCTCAAGCTGCAGACGACGTCGACGTTCCCGTTCATCCCGATCGGCAACGACGACTCCATCCTCATCGGCGAGACGGTCATCGCGATCGGCAACCCGTACGGTCTCGACCATACCGTGACGACCGGAGTGGTCAGCGCGCTCGGCCGCACGCTGCAGACCGACGACGCGCTCTACCAGGACATCGTGCAGACCGACGCATCGATCAATCCCGGCAATTCCGGGGGTCCGCTGCTCGACATTCGCGGGCGCCTGATCGGCATCAACACCGCGATCCACCGCGACGCGCAGGGAATCGGCTTTGCGATCCCGATCTGGAGAGTGCGAAACGTCGTCGACCAGATCCTCGCCCACGGCTCGGTGCTGCCGACGTGGATCGGCATCGACGTGCAGGACCTGACGAGCGAGCTCGCGGCCCATTTCAAGGTACGAGCCGGAAGCGGCGTGCTCGTGCGCGGCATCGAGCCCGACAGTCCCGCGTCCCGCGCCGACATTCACACCGGCGACATCATCACGCGCGTGCAGGGCGAGCCCCTCGGCAATACGGCCCAGTACGAGCGCCACGCGCGCGCGCTGGCCTCCGGTGAGACGCTGCGTCTCGGCATCGTCGACCAGTCGGGCGGCGAAAAGCAGGTCACCGTCGAGATCGCATCGCTGCCGACCGACGTCGTCGACCGTTTCGCGTGGGACAACGTCGGCGTGCAGGTGGTCACCGACGGCGACAACGTCACGGTGAAAAGCGTCCGGCGCGGCAGCGCGGCCGAGAAAATCGGCTTTGCGACGGGCGACGTGCTGGCCGCGATCGGCGGCCGCGAAATCAACACGGTCGACGGGTTCCGCCGCGAAATCGGCGCGGCACGCGGCAGCAGCAGCCTGCTCGTGTCGGTGGTCCGGGGGCGCCGTCTCTATCGCGTCGTCGTGCCGCTCGCGCGCAGCGGCCGGGCCGGGAGGAACCAGGACAGCCAGTGAACGCCGTGGATCCAGGCTCGTCGCCGCTCGGCGAACCTTCCGCTTCGCGGCCGCCTCGCGCGAGCGGAGGCTCCCTGCTCGGCCGGCTGACGACCAACGTCCCGTTCGCGCTCGTCCTCGTCGTCATTGTCGCGTTCCGCTTCGGGCTCGTGCAGACACTGCGCGTCTCGTCGATCAACATGGCGCCGACTCTGGCCGTCGAGGATCGCGTGGTGGTTCGGGGTTACGGAGCCGATCCCGTGTGCGGAGACGTCGTCGTCTACCGCTCGCCGCTGGATCCGGATGTCCAGCAGGTGGGCCGCATCATCGCGACGGCCGGCCAGACCGTCGAGATGGACGGGAGCGGGGTTCGCATCGACGGGCATCCGGCGACAATTCCGCTTCCCGCGGTTTCGGGCGGGAACGACAGAGCGACGCCGGCCGCCGCCGGCGCGCAGCCGTGCAGCGCCGACGAGTGCGACGGCGACGAGGCGGCAGCCGCTTCGGTGATCGGCGCCGAGGAGGTCGGGGACCACCTCTACTTCACGCGCAAGGCCGGCGCGCTCTCGGCCCTGTACTTTGCTGCCCGGCAGGTGCCCGCGGAGCACGTTTTCGTGCTCAACGACAACCGGGTCGACGAGCGCGACTCGCGCATCCTCGGTGCAATTCCGCTGACGGCCATCGTCGGCGTGGCCTCTTTCGTCTACTATGCGAGCGACGAGACGGGGATCCGCTGGGACCGCATGAACCGGCGCGTGTCCTGATCCGGCTTTTCCGTCCGCCGGCAAAAGACACGATGAGCGAGCTCCAGGGCGAAATGGCTGCCGACGGCGCCGCGCTCGCGGCCGCCGGAGGCGACGCCGGCGCCGCCGCTGCGTCGAGCTCCGCCGGACACGCTTTCCTCGTCGCATCGGGAATCCTGCTGTCGCGCATCGCAGGACTGGTTCGCCAGCGGGTATTCGCACACTACTTCGGCCAGTCCGACGCCGGCGACGCGTTCAACGCCGCGTTTCGCATCCCCAACTTCCTGCAGAACCTGTTCGGCGAAGGAGTGCTGTCGGCTTCGTTCATCCCGGTCTACTCGAAGCTTCTGGCCCGCGGCGACGAGGTCGAGGCGCGACGCGTCGCCGGCGTGGTTGCCACGCTGCTCGCGCTGGTCACGTCGGTGCTCGTGCTGGCCGGAATGCTGGCCACGCCGGTGCTCGTCGACGTCATTGCGCCCGGGTTCTCCGGCCCCAAGCGCGAGCTCACCGTGAGGATGGTCCGCATCATCTTCCCAGGCACGGGGCTGCTCGTATTGTCGGCGTGGTGCCTCGGAATCCTCAACAGCCATCGCCGCTTCTTCCTTTCGTACACGGCGCCGGTGCTGTGGAGCGTCGCGATGATCTTCGCGATGCTGATGTTCGGCGGCTTCGTGCGCACCCAGGATCTGGCGGTGTTGCTGGCCTGGGCTTCGGTAGGCGGCGCGGCGCTGCAGTTCCTCGTGCAGATCCCGG is part of the Candidatus Binatia bacterium genome and harbors:
- a CDS encoding DUF1566 domain-containing protein, which encodes MRNFLATVMVVAIALAAKSTTAAAVCGDVNDNGKVTSADALAVLRKAVGQSVELICAQSSTPAQTGETVSHGPGSDGNVQAGTPRQFTDNGDGTVTDDATGLMWEKKDRSGGLHDVENTYSFSATGTDMDGTLATDFLAGINAGGGFAGHTDWRIPNVVELETIKNFGDGFNASTFAEFDSDCAASCTVADCSCTRLDSYWSSTTHANNPIEGWIVGFNGPGTDPAGKIGSFKPVRAVRNAN
- a CDS encoding choice-of-anchor tandem repeat NxxGxxAF-containing protein: MCRTLSLLLLASLVLGLSPVPATAEFTVVAVGGDVPPRGTGAFAEELGTPVLDDHDEAAFPSNLRDNGFISGGGIFRSNGTAGDLTTIMLNGDPLPDLNGNLNQAVQADIHLVDTKDQVAAKVGLAGTLGGQLDNTAIYLDDGSGLVQLVRTNDLVPGGVGRFAVFSDISTNDAGQVAFLGSLRDTTDAQGLYRADKSGVTQIVRVHSPAPGSAFTLDLLGTGPLNSSGQMLFSGLDNSDQTNNGLFRGDGVSTVAIALFGGATPDGNGTYFVPATSGAINDAGQVAFVDTDLQNTQQGALDNAGVFRSDGTTAVTIARKGDLAPDQNGRYLQFVPVPLINASGQVLFQTSISGGSNGSNDGLFLADGSSASVVARINEDAPGGGRFSFLGPHALNDNGQVAFFAQIDLQDGGGIDDTSGLFLYDPLKGLVAVARNGQQLANLGPISAINFAGTLTAATTTEDGFNQAGHVAFRCFAGESVAVAIWSPSPPPVCGEPVTTGGSPKASDCLFILKVAVGSETCTPEDCVCNVNGDNHTTATDALLCLKKAVGQDVTLNCPC
- a CDS encoding trypsin-like peptidase domain-containing protein; this encodes MRPSAALSLLFVATVLQPLPAVAGGQAEVTDDLRRSVVVRTVEQVAPAVVAVYTERTVAESSPFRSNGSGDPMLDQFFAPFLGQQQQRRGAPQTHKERVSMGSGVVVDASGVVITNQHVIVGGDTIRVQLADNREFEAKLIGGDSDFDLAVLKLQTTSTFPFIPIGNDDSILIGETVIAIGNPYGLDHTVTTGVVSALGRTLQTDDALYQDIVQTDASINPGNSGGPLLDIRGRLIGINTAIHRDAQGIGFAIPIWRVRNVVDQILAHGSVLPTWIGIDVQDLTSELAAHFKVRAGSGVLVRGIEPDSPASRADIHTGDIITRVQGEPLGNTAQYERHARALASGETLRLGIVDQSGGEKQVTVEIASLPTDVVDRFAWDNVGVQVVTDGDNVTVKSVRRGSAAEKIGFATGDVLAAIGGREINTVDGFRREIGAARGSSSLLVSVVRGRRLYRVVVPLARSGRAGRNQDSQ
- the lepB gene encoding signal peptidase I, yielding MDPGSSPLGEPSASRPPRASGGSLLGRLTTNVPFALVLVVIVAFRFGLVQTLRVSSINMAPTLAVEDRVVVRGYGADPVCGDVVVYRSPLDPDVQQVGRIIATAGQTVEMDGSGVRIDGHPATIPLPAVSGGNDRATPAAAGAQPCSADECDGDEAAAASVIGAEEVGDHLYFTRKAGALSALYFAARQVPAEHVFVLNDNRVDERDSRILGAIPLTAIVGVASFVYYASDETGIRWDRMNRRVS